From one Culex quinquefasciatus strain JHB chromosome 3, VPISU_Cqui_1.0_pri_paternal, whole genome shotgun sequence genomic stretch:
- the LOC6038148 gene encoding uncharacterized protein LOC6038148, whose amino-acid sequence MSVNITVHAAAPEAHPDPFASLESVRKADSDKRRRARLEQVRQQSKELAAKVRRNFKTAKQKELANVEKIKQEELKRWKQKNISQLQSEYQFCLEDVGEAHKAAEAAEQCEIWFQEKKAAQQAAALVRGKQAETKLAEQIQQRESQRPRKRKEYKPSKSVGIQVNSPPQKPLVDQPAAPIRRAQDDSSSSVNTPSAFEQFRKGPKTKSVPDLRSLSPEFVSSSDEELLLPSSGKNKENIPSHNSARTGPDTLYYNANSFTSPDTLHYNHSQPPQKIATRPAASIPPLKPFTQVSDFIKRRRNTHKPTPYQTTTYSSQKAVQFDADLSENTLSFPTSTALDQDHSILESPRKPARKLLERPRAPPTTVSSSKQSATGEGASTKVQYYDHLTKYRKEYEQPVGMVHRNAKGVKEGEMNAMQEAERHERLQEEMLKARRQPQNQEDRSKLALEKLQTRKDYENLKAELDKLVKAESVVKSQNPPTKPIVPSEHRQRQRSATRQKRANDAVEDLIQQRVLITCPRVREAPPEDDPRQRPSQINVAAATASRGKMPLCDVGQSMMDSSDSCSTILLGLDPSGGGGRAGIPLPREGDKIVKLKELLEQINEQRKLLTEELEKEEEPEEPKAPVKMKSTKVQTENGVQKLERRQEELEEQQRKLHEKERAVRELEKQLKEKMNRFEREKVRPVAPKVPITIEAPGNARVEQETSSNDSVKSGSDIPVKIVITLNDKSQKKIKKTPKKVASEVRKRKKATEVVDAVVQPETPKPKPVKEVAPEPPIIEHEQSPISSTTSTIYRQLPPKIDNRVGQLVKQLVQNPTTEPIQPQKSKKPLPPKHQLQKAPPAPIPNPPPAINGPNQLNPNLMQYIVRLLGMSRQSIEQLGVSSSTSVSTPHESVVNVSGNQSVVLEEDPSRMNRLRHFIDENYNFLSEIDETLKEQDLTGSANENISRVEDIWMRTLNRKEREIRREKPKTPDAPKQVAPPIGQSPPVKESPLKSILKSPKKLPSKVAKIITPQGHVEVINLSDRDEQEVLQKYSQLTESCSKRISELSEMIQKVREEKKKLIENSLSSTEHQESSTKYMDLPPLPPKLPSKSSVETSPQSTRSKDDPVSEEINRILSASATAAAATRHIGLSKDSGIAMSRPVTSSDYRDSPEVVRPPNAGAPQFESSEDLSSREAAVPPQQQQQQQQFEPLLKDIPKVAARVLSEANEPQPTTSESTQRAKPPVAIRRFSPQLEEANAAHELSTILEVETPLASKTNISIPASELRLDPAEQLLVEARDKLLEHARALGYEGFPNYEEYLRRENLDGTRFDPERTSLSRLNELLEVTGKSDQLRYQKYPLSAPEMNVTEDTLKSGEKQSGTDPGGSNSSSSASLPDVVAELKLRNIIDKSFNNSLDDSNRSTSDDSEAVEIVQTVPQVEKSPSKRKHSKKQDEATESLGRDLNQLGMKWASSMLRKNQEVLNDHSSSSSLSLAEDLLRKKPSSNEAASGKPLNLKEFIARELMIRTHSDLNSLSDSSSPCSLLLKSLLDISHINTSTPELLTQTTTDKNVQRTSTPVAASKSSSGTPREINNGTAEGSLANLTAGLFSGESRISSVHQSSSSGGENRLSVPTLRLNVEKYRKE is encoded by the exons ATGTCCGTTAACATTACGGTGCACGCCGCTGCGCCGGAGGCGCATCCGGATCCGTTCGCCAGCTTGGAAAGCGTCCGCAAGGCGGACAGTGACAAACGGCGACGGGCTCGGTTGGAGCAG GTTCGCCAGCAATCCAAGGAGTTGGCCGCGAAAGTTCGCCGAAACTTTAAAACGGCAAAACAGAAAGAACTGGCCAATGTGGAAAAGATCAAGCAGGAGGAGTTGAAGCGCTGGAAGCAGAAGAACATTTCCCAGTTGCAGTCCGAGTATCAGTTCTGTCTGGAAGATGTGGGTGAGGCGCACAAGGCGGCGGAAGCCGCCGAGCAGTGTGAAATTTGGTTCCAAGAGAAGAAGGCAGCCCAGCAAGCTGCGGCCTTGGTTCGGGGCAAGCAAGCCGAGACCAAACTGGCCGAACAGATCCAGCAGAGGGAGAGCCAACGGCCACGCAAGCGAAAAGAGTACAAACCTAGCAAGTCCGTTGGAATTCAGGTCAACTCTCCGCCACAGAAACCGTTGGTCGATCAGCCGGCTGCCCCGATCCGACGCGCCCAGGATGATAGTTCCTCCTCCGTGAACACCCCCAGTGCGTTCGAGCAGTTCCGCAAAGGTCCCAAGACGAAGTCGGTCCCAGATTTGCGAAGTCTCTCGCCCGAGTTCGTTTCCTCCTCCGACGAAGAACTGCTCCTGCCCAGCTCAGGTAAAAACAAGGAAAACATTCCGTCGCACAACTCCGCCCGCACCGGTCCAGACACACTGTATTACAACGCCAACTCGTTTACCTCACCGGACACTCTGCACTACAACCACAGTCAACCACCCCAAAAAATCGCCACTCGTCCGGCGGCGTCGATTCCCCCGCTGAAACCGTTCACCCAAGTGTCGGACTTTATCAAGCGACGCCGGAACACGCACAAACCAACACCGTACCAAACCACAACCTACTCCTCCCAAAAGGCGGTCCAATTCGACGCTGACCTGAGCGAAAACACTCTCTCCTTTCCGACGAGCACAGCGCTGGACCAGGACCACTCGATTCTGGAGTCGCCGCGGAAACCCGCCCGGAAGCTACTGGAACGGCCGAGGGCACCACCGACGACGGTGAGTTCGTCGAAGCAATCTGCTACCGGAGAGGGGGCTTCCACCAAGGTGCAGTACTACGACCACCTAACCAAGTATCGGAAGGAGTACGAGCAGCCGGTGGGAATGGTCCATCGGAACGCGAAGGGTGTGAAAGAGGGTGAGATGAATGCGATGCAGGAAGCGGAGCGGCACGAGCGATTGCAGGAGGAGATGCTGAAGGCGAGGAG ACAACCCCAAAACCAGGAAGACCGCTCCAAGCTCGCGCTGGAGAAGCTGCAAACGCGCAAAGATTACGAAAACCTTAAGGCCGAGCTGGACAAACTGGTCAAGGCAGAGAGCGTCGTCAAAAGCCAGAATCCG CCCACCAAACCAATCGTCCCTTCGGAACACCGCCAGCGGCAGCGCTCGGCAACGCGCCAAAAGCGCGCCAACGACGCCGTCGAGGATTTGATCCAGCAGCGCGTGCTGATTACGTGCCCGAGGGTACGGGAAGCACCACCGGAAGATGACCCACGTCAGCGGCCTTCGCAGATCAATGTGGCGGCAGCGACGGCGTCCCGAGGGAAGATGCCCCTGTGTGATGTTGGACAGTCGATGATGGACAGTTCGGACAGTTGCAGTACGATTCTGTTGGGGTTGGATCCTAGTGGAGGTGGTGGTCGTGCGGGGATTCCGTTGCCCAGGGAGGGTGATAAGATTGTCAAGTTGAAGGAACTGCTGGAGCAGATTAACGAGCAGAGGAAGCTGCTGACGGAGGAGTTGGAAAAGGAGGAGGAACCTGAGGAGCCAAAGGCTCCGGTGAAGATGAAGTCTACCAAGGTTCAGACGGAGAATGGAGTTCAAAAGTTGGAGAGAAGGCAGGAAGAGCTGGAGGAGCAGCAGCGAAAGTTGCACGAGAAAGAGCGTGCGGTTCGCGAGTTGGAGAAGCAGTTGAAGGAGAAGATGAACCGGTTTGAGAGGGAGAAAGTGCGGCCGGTAGCACCGAAGGTGCCGATTACCATTGAGGCGCCTGGAAATGCCAGGGTTGAGCAGGAGACTTCCTCTAATGACAGTGTGAAATCCGGGTCGGACATTCCGGTTAAGATTGTAATAACTTTGAACGATAAAAGTCAGAAGAAGATTAAAAAGACTCCCAAGAAAGTCGCTTCGGAAGTTCGAAAGCGGAAGAAGGCAACGGAGGTAGTTGATGCCGTTGTTCAACCGGAAACTCCCAAACCAAAACCGGTGAAGGAAGTTGCTCCTGAACCACCAATTATAGAACACGAGCAGTCTCCGATAAGTTCTACTACGTCAACGATTTATCGTCAACTGCCGCCCAAGATAGACAATCGCGTTGGTCAGTTGGTTAAACAGCTCGTCCAAAACCCGACCACGGAACCGATTCAACCTCAAAAGTCCAAAAAGCCTCTACCGCCgaaacatcaacttcaaaaagctCCACCAGCCCCAATCCCGAATCCTCCGCCTGCAATCAACGGCCCCAACCAACTCAACCCAAACCTCATGCAGTACATCGTCCGTCTGCTCGGCATGTCCCGCCAGTCGATCGAACAACTCGGCGTCAGTTCCTCCACGAGCGTGTCCACGCCGCACGAATCGGTCGTAAACGTGAGCGGCAACCAGTCGGTCGTCCTCGAGGAAGATCCGTCCAGAATGAACCGTCTTCGGCACTTTATCGAcgaaaattacaactttttgaGTGAAATTGACGAAACGCTGAAGGAGCAGGACCTGACGGGATCGGCTAACGAGAACATTAGTCGCGTCGAGGACATCTGGATGCGGACGTTGAACCGCAAGGAGCGGGAGATTCGTCGCGAAAAGCCGAAAACCCCGGACGCGCCAAAACAGGTCGCTCCACCAATTGGACAATCGCCTCCGGTTAAGGAGAGCCCGCTGAAGTCGATTCTTAAATCACCCAAGAAGCTACCGTCCAAGGTGGCCAAAATAATCACCCCACAAGGCCACGTCGAGGTGATCAACCTGAGCGATCGCGACGAACAGGAAGTCCTGCAAAAGTACTCCCAACTAACGGAAAGCTGCAGCAAGCGCATCTCCGAACTGTCCGAGATGATCCAAAAGGTccgagaagaaaaaaagaaactcaTCGAAAACAGTTTATCCTCAACCGAGCACCAGGAATCGTCCACCAAGTACATGGACCTCCCCCCACTCCCTCCGAAACTCCCCTCAAAGAGCAGCGTCGAAACCAGTCCCCAGTCGACCCGCTCCAAGGACGACCCCGTCAGCGAGGAAATCAACCGAATCCTGTCGGCGTCGGCGACGGCAGCGGCCGCCACGCGCCACATTGGCCTCAGCAAGGACAGCGGCATTGCGATGTCACGGCCGGTGACGTCGTCCGATTATCGGGACAGTCCGGAGGTGGTGCGACCGCCGAACGCCGGTGCGCCCCAGTTTGAGTCGTCGGAGGATTTGAGCTCGCGGGAGGCAGCGGTGCCaccgcagcagcaacagcaacagcagcaattTGAACCGCTGTTGAAGGACATTCCGAAG GTCGCTGCACGTGTTCTCTCCGAGGCTAACGAACCTCAGCCGACAACCAGTGAGTCTACGCAGCGTGCCAAACCTCCGGTGGCCATCCGCCGTTTCAGCCCCCAGCTGGAGGAGGCAAACGCCGCCCACGAGTTGTCCACCATTCTGGAGGTGGAGACGCCACTCGCctccaagacaaacatttccaTTCCGGCCAGCGAACTCCGGCTGGATCCGGCCGAGCAGCTGCTCGTGGAAGCTCGCGACAAACTACTGGAACATGCGCGCGCTCTCGGCTATGAAGGATTCCCGAATTACGAGGAGTACCTGCGGCGGGAAAATTTGGACGGAACCCGGTTCGATCCGGAAAGGACCAGCTTGTCGCGGTTGAACGAACTGCTTGAGGTTACGGGGAAGAGTGATCAGCTGCGCTATCAGAAGTACCCTTTGTCGGCGCCCGAGATGAACGTCACCGAAGACACGCTGAAGAGTGGTGAGAAGCAGTCCGGGACGGATCCTGGGGGAAGCAACTCCAGCTCGAGTGCGTCCCTTCCGGACGTGGTCGCGGAGCTGAAGCTACGCAACATCATCGATAAGTCGTTCAACAATTCGCTGGACGATTCAAACCGATCGACTTCGGATGACTCTGAAGCTGTGGAAATTGTCCAAACGGTGCCACAAGTTGAGAAATCTCCGTCGAAGCGTAAGCATTCCAAAAAGCAAGACGAAGCCACCGAATCGCTTGGGCGTGATCTCAACCAGCTCGGTATGAAGTGGGCTTCGTCGATGCTCCGAAAGAACCAAGAAGTGCTCAACGATCACTCGAGCAGTTCCTCGTTATCCCTAGCGGAAGATCTCCTCCGGAAGAAACCCTCCTCAAACGAAGCAGCCTCCGGAAAACCCCTCAACCTGAAAGAGTTCATCGCGCGCGAACTGATGATCCGCACCCACTCCGATCTCAACTCGCTCTCGGACTCGTCCAGCCCGTGCAGTCTGCTGCTCAAATCCCTTCTCGACATTAGCCACATCAACACCTCGACGCCGGAACTGCTCACGCAAACGACAACCGACAAGAACGTCCAGCGGACGTCGACACCCGTCGCGGCGAGCAAATCCTCGTCGGGGACTCCACGGGAAATAAATAACGGAACTGCCGAAGGCAGTCTAGCTAACCTGACGGCAGGCTTGTTTTCCGGTGAATCGCGCATTTCGTCCGTCCATCAGAGCTCGTCCTCAGGTGGGGAGAATCGGCTTTCGGTGCCGACGTTGCGGCTCAACGTGGAGAAGTATCGGAAGGAGTAG